One Hypomesus transpacificus isolate Combined female chromosome 6, fHypTra1, whole genome shotgun sequence DNA segment encodes these proteins:
- the LOC124468755 gene encoding uncharacterized protein LOC124468755: protein MGQLPRTHTESSFEVSKNCCRIFSFLDLRIGAAHISSIANMIQMLGFAMIAGLLFSSGAPFKLDLVEPEDISKPSQPVENIKPIISAPCHPIQNINSTAPCYYPVHIQCWTDWFDRDDPTGNGDFETLVDLRSEYPGKICPSPVQIEVTTISGVSHTATGNVFAAVDTTTGFVCNNADQPPKTCCEDYRVRFSCHPPFCGLGVCWSKWYDRDNPGGTGDWELLSNLQEAYPGSICAHPLYIESVTVDTNTPAISTGQNFYIYNPTQGVVCRNEDQEVGFCRDYKVRFGCPCCDPILHR from the exons ATGGGACAACTCCCtcgaacacacacagaatccaGCTTCGAAGTGAGCAAGAACTGCTGTCGCATTTTTTCCTTTCTTG ATCTGAGAATAGGTGCAGCCCACATCTCGTCCATAGCTAACATGATCCAAATG CTGGGCTTCGCCATGATTGCAGGACTGCTCTTCAGCTCTGGTGCGCCTTTTAAAT TGGATCTTGTTGAGCCTGAAG ACATCAGTAAACCAAGCCAGCCTGTTGAGAATATTAAGCCAA TCATCAGTGCACCGTGCCATCCTATTCAGAATATTAATTCAA CAGCTCCCTGCTACTACCCTGTTCACATTC AGTGCTGGACAGACTGGTTTGACAGGGACGACCCCACTGGGAACGGAGACTTTGAGACCCTGGTGGATCTACGCTCTGAGTACCCTGGAAAGATCTGTCCCAGTCCTGTACAGATTGAGGTCACCACCATCAGTGGAGTGAGTCACACTGCAACAGGGAATGTATTTGCCGC GGTTGACACGACCACAGGCTTTGTCTGTAACAACGCCGACCAGCCACCCAAAACATGCTGTGAGGACTACCGTGTTCGCTTCAGCTGCCATCCACCATTTTGTGGACTAGGAG TGTGCTGGAGCAAGTGGTACGATCGTGACAACCCTGGTGGGACAGGGGACTGGGAGCTCCTCAGTAACCTGCAGGAGGCCTACCCTGGGTCCATCTGTGCTCATCCCCTCTACATAGAGAGCGTCACCGTGGACACCAATACACCTGCCATCAGTACTGGGCAAAATTTCTATAT CTACAATCCGACCCAAGGCGTCGTCTGTCGCAACGAAGACCAGGAAGTTGGTTTCTGTCGTGATTACAAAGTGAGGTTTGGGTGCCCATGCTGCGATCCCATTCTTCATCGATAA